The following proteins come from a genomic window of Pangasianodon hypophthalmus isolate fPanHyp1 chromosome 24, fPanHyp1.pri, whole genome shotgun sequence:
- the smn1 gene encoding survival motor neuron protein 1 has product MANGTGDVVFCRGTGQSDDSDIWDDTALIKAYDKAVASFKNALKGEDAMAPHPKEKPGNKRKNTKKSKSRKKCNTAPDGEWKVGDACYAYWSEDGKLYAATISSVDHAKGTCVVYYNDYGNEEEQNLSDLLTDAAELDGESQKMAEGKEVESSTEESDRSSTPHQSNQQKHKAKGKAPVVPPMWGPGFPPVPPPGSHLRMSDSRRGGGSGPTFPGWSPMIPPGPPMIPPPPPISPDMLEDDEALGSMLISWYMSGYHTGYYLGLKQGRKDAAAKKSHHK; this is encoded by the exons ATGGCAAATGGAACAGGTGATGTTGTGTTCTGTCGCGGAACTGGTCAG AGTGACGACTCGGACATTTGGGACGACACAGCCTTGATTAAAGCTTATGATAAAGCCGTGGCTTCATTTAAA AATGCTCTGAAAGGAGAAGACGCCATGGCTCCACATCCAAAAGAGAAACCTGGCAATAAACggaaaaacaccaaaaagagcaaaagcagaaagaaatgtAACACTGCTCCTGATGGAGAG TGGAAAGTCGGGGATGCCTGTTATGCGTATTGGTCTGAAGATGGAAAATTGTACGCTGCTACCATTTCCTCAGTCGACCATGCGAAAGGCACCTGTGTCGTATATTACAACGACTACGGGAATGAGGAGGAGCAGAATCTGAGCGACCTTCTCACAGACGCTGCAGAGTTGGATGGGGAATCACAAAAGATGGCTGAG GGGAAAGAGGTGGAGTCTTCTACAGAGGAGAGTGATAGGTCTTCTACTCCACATCAGTCTAATCAACAGAAACACAAAGCTAAAGGCAAAGCTCCAGTGGTGCCTCCTATGTGGGGTCCTGGATttcctcctgttcctcctcctGGCTCTCACTTAAGAATG TCTGACAGCAGAAGAGGAGGAGGCTCTGGACCTACTTTCCCTGGTTGGTCCCCAATGATCCCTCCAGGTCCACCG ATGatcccaccaccaccaccgaTTAGCCCTGACATGTTGGAGGATGATGAGGCTTTAGGCAGCATGCTGATTTCGTGGTACATGAGTGGCTACCACACAGGATACTACCTA GGCTTAAAACAAGGTCGTAAAGATGCCGCCGCAAAGAAGTCCCACCACAAATGA
- the hspb11 gene encoding intraflagellar transport protein 25 homolog, with product MVMTSMTCDDLRLTCCLATRACVCLSGDDHRLIMLNTALSSFGAQVVLATSSDENHPPESMIDGNMETFWMSTGMFPQEFIIRFPDNMKISLLSIHSVNVRRLRIEKSTQEEAEKFELMAEKEFEQTDGSLQTNEISLDGSNATQLRFLIISGYDHFVSVHKVGIQA from the exons ATGGTAATGACGTCAATGACATGCGACGATCTCAGGTTGACTTGCTGCTTGGCAACgcgcgcttgtgtgtgtttatcaggcGATGATCACAGATTAATAATGTTAAACACGGCTTTAAGCTCGTTTGGTGCTCAGGTTGTGCTGGCGACGTCCAGCGATGAGAATCATCCACCGGAAAGCATGATTGATGG AAACATGGAGACGTTCTGGATGTCGACGGGAATGTTTCCTCAAGAGTTCATCATCCGATTCCCAGATAACATGAAGATATCCCTGCTATCCATCCACAGTGTTAATG TGAGACGTTTAAGAATAGAGAAAAGCACACAAGAGGAGGCTGAGAAATTTGAACTCATGGCAGAGAAAG AGTTTGAACAAACAGATGGAAGTctacaaacaaatgaaatatca CTCGACGGCTCAAATGCGACACAACTGCGGTTTCTCATCATCTCTGGATATGATCATTTTGTCTCAGTGCACAAAGTGGGGATACAGGCATAA
- the mccc2 gene encoding methylcrotonoyl-CoA carboxylase beta chain, mitochondrial: MILQTFRPAVAFLRSRSAISRLYHAEKVATLGSQPDVQSPVYQENYERMQVLVKELKDRAEKIKLGGGERARNLHTSRGKLLPRERIDRLLDPGSPFLEFSQFAAYELYGNEEVPAGGIITGIGRVSGLECIIVANDATVKGGTYYPVTVKKHLRAQEIAQQNHLPCIYLVDSGGANLPRQADVFPDRDHFGRIFYNQARLSSEGIAQIAVVMGSCTAGGAYVPSMADESIIVRKQGTIFLGGPPLVKAATGEEVSAEDLGGADLHCRKSGVTDHYALDDDHALHLARKAVRNLNYQKKLDVTVEPPEAPLFPADELYGIVGENLKRNFDIKEVIARVVDGSKFDEFKAFYGDTLVTGFARIFGYPVGIIGNNGVLFSESAKKGTHFIELCCQRNIPLIFLQNITGFMVGREYEAGGIAKDGAKMVTAVACANVPKITVIIGGSYGAGNYGMCGRAYSPRFLYMWPNSRISVMGGEQAANVLATITKDQKAREGKELTAEQEAALKEPIIRRFEEEGSPYYSSARLWDDGIIDPADTRLVLGLSLSAALNAPTQKTRFGVFRM; the protein is encoded by the exons ATGATACTACAGACTTTCAGACCGGCAGTGGCCTTTCTTCGTAGCAGGAGCGCCATATCGAGACTTTACCATGCAGAGAAAGTCGCGACACTGGGCTCCCAGCCAGACGTACAGTCTCCCGTGTATCAG GAAAACTATGAACGTATGCAAGTACTGGTCAAGGAGCTGAAAGACAGAGCAGAAAAGATAAAGCTTG gaggaggagagagagctaGGAACCTGCACACATCCAGAGGAAAGCTTTTGCCTCGGGAGCGCATTGACAGGCTGCTGGACCCGGg TTCTCCATTTCTGGAGTTTTCCCAGTTTGCTGCTTATGAATTGTACGGTAATGAGGAGGTGCCTGCTGGAGGAATCATCACTGGCATTGGCAGGGTGTCCGG gcTGGAGTGTATCATAGTTGCAAACGATGCCACTGTCAAAGGAGGCACCTATTATCCAGTTACTGTGAAGAAGCACCTTCGTGCTCAGGAGATTGCACAGCAGAACCACTTGCCATGTATATACCTGG TGGACTCTGGAGGGGCCAACTTACCCCGCCAGGCTGATGTGTTTCCTGATAGAGATCACTTTGGACGCATCTTTTACAACCAGGCACGCTTGTCCTCAGAGGGCATTGCACAG ATTGCTGTAGTGATGGGCTCGTGTACAGCAGGGGGCGCCTATGTCCCCTCCATGGCAGATGAAAGTATCATTGTGCGCAAACAAGGGACCATTTTTCTTGGGGGACCTCCACTG gtaaAAGCTGCTACAGGTGAGGAAGTCTCTGCTGAAGACCTTGGAGGTGCTGACCTTCACTGCAG aaaatctgGTGTAACTGATCACTACGCCTTAGATGATGATCATGCTCTTCACCTAGCACGGAAAGCAGTGCGCAACCTGAACTACCAGAAGAAACTGGAT GTTACTGTGGAACCTCCTGAGGCTCCGTTGTTCCCCGCTGATGAGCTTTATGGAATTGTGGGAGAAAACTTGAAACGAAACTTTGACATCAAAGAG GTGATTGCCCGTGTAGTTGATGGCAGTAAATTTGATGAATTCAAGGCTTTCTATGGAGACACACTGGTAACAG GCTTCGCACGGATATTCGGTTATCCAGTCGGGATCATTGGCAATAATGGAGTGCTGTTCTCCGAATCAGCAAAGAAA GGAACTCATTTTATTGAGCTGTGCTGTCAGAGGAACATTCCCCTGATCTTCCTTCAGAACATCACAG GATTTATGGTTGGAAGAGAGTACGAGGCAGGTGGCATTGCTAAGGACGGTGCTAAGATGGTGACAGCTGTGGCCTGTGCTAATGTGCCCAAGATCACTGTAATCATCGGAGGATCCTATGGGGCTGGAAACTACGGCATGTGTGGAAGAGCATACAG TCCCCGATTCCTGTACATGTGGCCAAACTCGCGCATCTCAGTGATGGGAGGAGAGCAAGCAGCAAATGTGCTGGCCACCATTACTAAAGATCAGAAAGCCAGGGAAGGCAAAGAG CTGACAGCAGAACAGGAGGCTGCTTTGAAGGAGCCTATTATCAGACGATTTGAGGAAGAGGGAAGTCCATATTACTCCAGTGCCAG ACTATGGGATGATGGAATCATCGACCCTGCTGACACGCGCCTCGTCCTGGGACTCAGTCTGAGCGCCGCTCTCAACGCCCCCACACAGAAGACTCGCTTCGGCGTCTTCAGGATGTGA